From Thermodesulfobacteriota bacterium, one genomic window encodes:
- the hisS gene encoding histidine--tRNA ligase: MTLTTIRGMKDLLPPESTRWAALESSFRAHAGMYGFREIRTPLLERTELFSRAVGETTDIVEKEMYTFTDRSGDSLTVRPEGTAPVVRAVLEHRAEIGEWPARLFYIGPMFRHERPQKGRLRQFHQFGAELFGTESPYADTEAMAFLHGFLKDAGLTGVSLEINSLGDPECRPKFNAALAEFLEAREADLCDDCRRRRGRNPLRVLDCKADRCIKATADAPSILDFLCAACRDHFGAVEASLASAGIPFSRNSRMVRGLDYYRRTTFEFVIPGMGAQNTVAAGGRYDGLAEMIGGKEPVPAIGFAIGVERLLMLLGEGGPAQPQADAFLVTTAPSLLPEAFRWKMELIALGVRADMDYEGRSMKSQFRRADRSGARAVVVLGEEEAARGAVAYRDMEKGTQEEVAPDEAMRRLRGFAKAKEV, translated from the coding sequence ATGACATTGACGACCATCCGGGGGATGAAGGACCTCCTTCCCCCCGAGTCGACACGCTGGGCCGCGCTGGAGTCGTCTTTCCGGGCGCACGCGGGGATGTACGGTTTCCGGGAGATCCGGACGCCGCTGCTCGAGCGGACGGAGCTGTTCTCGCGCGCGGTCGGCGAGACCACCGACATCGTCGAGAAGGAGATGTACACCTTCACCGACCGCTCCGGCGACAGCCTGACGGTGCGGCCCGAGGGGACCGCCCCGGTCGTCCGCGCGGTGCTGGAACACCGGGCGGAGATCGGGGAATGGCCGGCGCGACTGTTCTACATCGGCCCGATGTTCCGCCACGAGCGCCCCCAGAAAGGGCGCCTGCGGCAGTTCCACCAGTTCGGGGCGGAGCTGTTCGGCACGGAATCGCCGTACGCCGACACCGAGGCGATGGCCTTCCTGCACGGGTTCCTGAAGGACGCGGGGCTGACGGGCGTCTCGCTGGAGATCAACTCGCTGGGCGATCCGGAATGCCGGCCGAAGTTCAACGCGGCGCTCGCGGAGTTCCTCGAAGCGCGGGAAGCCGACCTGTGCGACGATTGCCGGCGGCGCCGGGGCCGGAATCCGCTGCGGGTCCTCGACTGCAAGGCGGACCGCTGCATCAAGGCGACCGCGGACGCCCCGTCGATCCTCGATTTCCTCTGCGCGGCGTGCCGGGACCATTTCGGAGCGGTGGAGGCGTCGCTGGCCTCCGCGGGGATCCCGTTCTCGCGGAATTCCCGGATGGTCCGCGGCCTCGACTACTACCGCCGGACGACGTTCGAGTTCGTCATCCCCGGGATGGGCGCGCAGAACACCGTCGCCGCCGGGGGACGGTACGACGGGCTCGCGGAGATGATCGGAGGGAAGGAGCCCGTCCCCGCCATCGGGTTCGCCATCGGGGTGGAACGCCTCCTGATGCTGCTGGGCGAGGGGGGCCCGGCGCAGCCGCAGGCCGACGCGTTCCTCGTGACGACGGCCCCTTCGCTCCTGCCCGAGGCGTTCCGGTGGAAAATGGAGCTGATCGCGCTGGGCGTCCGGGCCGACATGGATTACGAGGGGCGCAGCATGAAAAGCCAGTTTCGCCGCGCGGACCGTTCGGGCGCAAGGGCCGTCGTCGTCCTCGGCGAGGAGGAGGCGGCGCGGGGCGCGGTGGCGTACAGGGACATGGAAAAGGGGACCCAGGAAGAGGTCGCCCCGGACGAGGCGATGCGCAGGCTGCGCGGATTCGCCAAAGCCAAGGAGGTCTGA
- the aspS gene encoding aspartate--tRNA ligase, whose protein sequence is MDAFLPEHKRTIYCGQLRAEHIGQEVVLCGWVHRRRDHGGLVFVDLRDREGLVQVVINPEGSREAHEKADALRVEYVLSVRGAVRRRPAGTENPNLPTGEIEVAAASLAILNESKPIPFSLEDDSDAAESVRLKYRFLDLRRPSIQAKFMLRAKLARSVREFFFENGFLEIETPVLTKSTPEGARDYLVPSRVNPGMFYALPQSPQLFKQLLMIAGCDRYAQIVKCFRDEDLRADRQPEFTQIDVEMSFIDREDIFLMMEGLMARIFRDVLGKEVKTPIPRLGWREAMDRFGVDKPDTRFGLEIADCTELLSETEFRVFAETAAKGGVIRGIVAPGMAESSRSEIAALEEVAKIGGAAGLAWFKVGSDGLTSPLTKFFKEERLAALKGKLGAKPGDLLLFVADKFETACASLGRLRLHLGEKLGMIDPSLFHLLWVTDFPLLEWDPEEKRWAAMHHPFTAPLDEDLPLLDTDPGKARAKAYDMVLNGSEIGGGSIRIHRQDVQSRMFGLLDIPPEAARRKFGFLLEALEFGAPPHGGIAFGVDRLAMILSGAESLRDVIAFPKTQKATCLMTDAPSEVDVKQLRELSIRVTAPGKK, encoded by the coding sequence TTGGACGCGTTTCTGCCGGAACATAAAAGGACGATTTATTGCGGGCAGCTCCGTGCGGAGCACATCGGGCAGGAGGTCGTGCTGTGCGGCTGGGTCCACCGCCGCAGGGACCACGGGGGGCTCGTGTTCGTCGACCTGCGCGACCGCGAGGGGCTGGTCCAGGTCGTGATCAACCCCGAGGGGTCCCGGGAGGCGCACGAAAAGGCCGACGCCCTGCGGGTGGAATACGTCCTTTCGGTGCGCGGCGCCGTCCGGCGGCGCCCCGCAGGCACCGAGAACCCGAACCTCCCGACGGGGGAGATCGAGGTGGCGGCCGCCTCGCTGGCGATCCTGAACGAGTCGAAGCCGATCCCGTTCTCCCTCGAGGACGACTCCGATGCCGCCGAGAGCGTGCGGCTCAAGTACCGCTTCCTCGACCTGCGGCGCCCGTCGATCCAGGCGAAGTTCATGCTGCGCGCGAAGCTCGCCCGCTCCGTCCGGGAATTTTTCTTCGAAAACGGCTTTCTCGAGATCGAGACGCCCGTGCTCACCAAGAGCACCCCGGAAGGCGCGCGCGACTACCTGGTGCCGTCCCGCGTCAACCCGGGGATGTTCTACGCGCTGCCGCAGTCGCCGCAGCTCTTCAAGCAGCTCCTGATGATCGCGGGGTGCGACCGGTACGCCCAGATCGTGAAGTGCTTCCGGGACGAGGACCTTCGCGCCGACCGGCAGCCGGAGTTCACGCAGATCGACGTGGAGATGTCGTTCATCGACCGCGAGGACATCTTCCTTATGATGGAAGGGCTGATGGCGCGGATCTTCCGGGACGTCCTCGGGAAGGAAGTGAAGACTCCGATTCCGCGGCTGGGCTGGCGGGAGGCGATGGACCGCTTCGGCGTCGACAAGCCGGATACCCGCTTCGGGCTCGAGATCGCCGACTGCACGGAGCTGCTTTCGGAGACCGAGTTCCGGGTGTTCGCCGAGACCGCGGCCAAGGGGGGCGTCATCCGGGGGATCGTCGCGCCGGGGATGGCGGAGTCCAGCCGCTCGGAGATCGCCGCGCTCGAGGAGGTCGCGAAGATCGGCGGGGCGGCCGGCCTGGCATGGTTCAAGGTCGGCTCCGATGGGCTGACCTCGCCGCTGACGAAGTTCTTCAAGGAGGAGCGGCTCGCGGCCCTTAAAGGAAAGCTGGGAGCGAAGCCGGGGGACCTGCTGCTGTTCGTCGCCGACAAGTTCGAGACGGCCTGCGCCTCGCTGGGGCGGCTGCGGCTCCACCTCGGCGAGAAGCTCGGGATGATCGACCCGTCGCTGTTCCACCTGCTCTGGGTCACCGATTTCCCGCTGCTCGAGTGGGACCCGGAGGAGAAGCGCTGGGCGGCGATGCACCACCCGTTCACCGCGCCGCTCGACGAGGATCTCCCGCTGCTCGACACCGATCCCGGGAAGGCGCGCGCGAAGGCGTACGACATGGTGCTCAACGGCTCCGAGATCGGGGGAGGAAGCATCCGGATCCACCGGCAGGACGTGCAGTCGCGGATGTTCGGGCTCCTCGACATCCCGCCCGAGGCGGCGCGGCGGAAGTTCGGCTTCCTCCTCGAGGCGCTGGAATTCGGGGCTCCCCCGCACGGCGGGATCGCCTTCGGGGTCGACCGGCTGGCGATGATCCTCTCGGGGGCGGAGTCGCTGCGGGACGTCATCGCTTTTCCGAAAACGCAGAAGGCCACCTGCCTGATGACCGACGCTCCCTCGGAAGTCGACGTCAAGCAGCTTCGGGAGCTTTCGATCCGGGTGACGGCCCCCGGGAAAAAATAA
- a CDS encoding phosphotransacetylase family protein has translation MNLYIASTSEYSGKTLIALALGKLWKAAGVKVGYVKLLGKIPVAENGLLVDEDASFIARELSLEGPPESFCPVVITPDLAMAAYRGEELRVRGKITAAVRDAEARSEVLIIGGAANPRDGYFFGVSPLELIANFDCRVVLVDRFEGEKSMDQILWASHVLESRLLGVIFNRVAPEQETFVRGTVTRFLESRGIRVLGALLQDPLLDSVSVASLVQTLSATVLVEGRSAATLIERFCVGSMDVEHALRIFRTLPRKAVITGGLRTDIQLAAIETDTVCLVLTGGGAPHDIILARAREKGVAILQVSEDTFSTVERFERILGRLRIREPEKVARGVEAVRASVDTDGLLALCRKS, from the coding sequence ATGAACCTGTACATCGCATCCACGTCGGAATATTCGGGAAAGACGCTCATCGCCCTCGCGCTCGGGAAGCTGTGGAAGGCGGCGGGGGTGAAGGTCGGCTACGTCAAGCTCCTCGGGAAGATCCCCGTGGCGGAGAACGGCCTCCTGGTCGACGAGGACGCGTCGTTCATCGCCCGCGAACTTTCCCTCGAGGGGCCGCCCGAGTCGTTCTGCCCGGTCGTGATCACCCCCGACCTGGCGATGGCCGCGTATCGCGGCGAGGAGCTGCGCGTCCGCGGGAAGATCACCGCGGCCGTCCGAGACGCCGAGGCGCGATCCGAGGTGCTGATCATCGGAGGGGCCGCCAACCCGCGCGACGGCTATTTCTTCGGGGTCTCCCCGCTCGAGCTGATCGCGAACTTCGATTGCCGGGTGGTCCTCGTGGACCGGTTCGAGGGGGAGAAGTCGATGGACCAGATCCTCTGGGCGTCCCACGTCCTCGAGTCGCGCCTCCTCGGCGTGATCTTCAACCGGGTCGCCCCGGAGCAGGAAACGTTCGTCCGGGGGACGGTGACCCGCTTCCTCGAGTCCCGGGGGATCCGGGTGCTGGGCGCCCTGCTCCAGGACCCGCTGCTCGACAGCGTGAGCGTGGCCTCCCTGGTCCAGACCCTCTCGGCGACGGTCCTCGTGGAGGGCAGGTCCGCCGCGACGCTGATCGAACGTTTTTGCGTCGGGTCGATGGACGTGGAGCACGCGCTGCGGATCTTCCGGACCCTGCCGCGGAAGGCGGTGATCACCGGGGGGCTCCGCACCGACATTCAGCTCGCGGCGATCGAAACCGACACGGTGTGCCTCGTGCTGACCGGAGGGGGCGCCCCGCACGACATCATCCTGGCGCGGGCGCGGGAGAAGGGCGTGGCCATCCTCCAGGTGTCGGAAGACACCTTCTCCACGGTGGAGCGGTTCGAGCGGATCCTGGGCCGCCTCCGGATCCGGGAGCCCGAGAAGGTCGCCCGGGGGGTCGAGGCCGTCCGCGCGTCGGTCGACACCGACGGACTGCTCGCCCTCTGCCGGAAATCATAG
- a CDS encoding GGDEF domain-containing protein — translation MSTQRVLILCHDVKNIEAILRVPTLKGVHFSVLPDWESAAAALRRENFSVIVAHKVQSDRATGPYVAEIVSLAPKTPLILVLPMSDGPSVLDALKEGASEILFEESIRGSLVPSLEKYLFSGYGLLRRMSLDELFDFCIPVITTSDMSLLAGTILEKFREALGASFGVLFQEGEPGGPPFLVHSSLGFADEAAPLAFLRRFGEALIRHAGPSPVVVCAETLEAEAPGGRWPQDANRYLLPVRFELESGARLYSVVGLRGAPEADAINSPLLNFFCRQARLSLINAERNAQVQSLIYIDDLTKLYNSRYLNVVLDREMKRSERYRNFFSVLFMDIDFFKRVNDTHGHLVGSRVLQEVGSVLKSCVRDSDTVARYGGDEFVVLLVETNSEEAMFVAERMRKAIESGHLVVSMGLDIRLTISIGIAAFPEHATTKQHLLNLADQAMYRGKESTRNVVYLAQPQKFP, via the coding sequence ATGAGCACGCAGAGAGTCCTGATCCTCTGCCACGACGTAAAAAACATCGAGGCCATCCTCCGGGTTCCCACGCTGAAAGGGGTGCACTTTTCCGTCCTTCCGGACTGGGAATCCGCCGCCGCGGCGCTCCGGAGGGAGAATTTCTCGGTCATCGTCGCTCACAAGGTCCAAAGCGACAGGGCGACGGGTCCGTACGTCGCGGAGATCGTTTCCCTCGCTCCCAAGACGCCGCTGATCCTGGTCCTGCCGATGAGCGACGGCCCGTCGGTCCTCGACGCGCTGAAAGAGGGCGCTTCCGAGATCCTGTTCGAGGAGTCGATCCGCGGCTCGCTCGTTCCGTCCCTCGAGAAATATCTTTTCTCCGGGTACGGGCTGCTCCGGAGGATGTCGCTCGACGAGCTGTTCGATTTCTGCATCCCCGTCATAACGACCTCCGACATGTCGCTCCTGGCCGGGACGATCCTCGAGAAGTTCCGTGAGGCGCTGGGGGCGTCGTTCGGCGTGCTGTTCCAGGAAGGGGAGCCGGGCGGCCCCCCGTTCCTCGTCCATTCCTCCCTCGGGTTCGCCGACGAGGCTGCTCCCCTTGCGTTCCTGCGCCGGTTCGGCGAAGCGCTGATCCGGCACGCGGGTCCCTCGCCCGTCGTGGTCTGCGCGGAGACGCTGGAGGCCGAAGCCCCGGGAGGGCGGTGGCCGCAGGATGCGAACCGGTACCTCCTCCCGGTCCGCTTCGAGCTCGAGTCGGGGGCGCGCCTCTATTCCGTAGTGGGGCTGCGCGGCGCGCCCGAGGCGGACGCCATCAACAGCCCGCTCCTGAATTTCTTCTGCCGCCAGGCGCGCCTTTCGCTGATCAACGCGGAGCGCAACGCCCAGGTGCAGAGCCTGATCTACATCGACGACCTCACCAAGCTTTACAACAGCCGCTACCTGAACGTGGTGCTCGACCGGGAAATGAAGCGGTCCGAGCGCTACCGGAACTTCTTCTCCGTGCTGTTCATGGACATCGACTTCTTCAAGCGGGTCAACGACACCCACGGGCACCTCGTCGGCAGCCGCGTCCTGCAGGAAGTCGGATCGGTCCTCAAGTCCTGCGTCCGCGACTCCGACACCGTCGCGCGCTACGGCGGGGACGAGTTCGTCGTCCTCCTCGTGGAGACGAACTCCGAGGAGGCGATGTTCGTCGCCGAGCGGATGCGGAAGGCGATCGAGTCCGGGCACCTCGTCGTCTCCATGGGGCTCGACATCCGCCTGACGATCTCCATCGGGATCGCGGCGTTCCCGGAGCACGCCACGACGAAGCAGCACCTGCTCAACCTCGCCGACCAGGCCATGTACCGCGGCAAGGAATCGACCCGGAACGTCGTCTATCTGGCCCAGCCGCAGAAATTTCCATGA
- a CDS encoding acetate--CoA ligase family protein, which translates to MLPKELFKPKSVAVVGASRNPEKVGYGVFANLVQAGFPGPLYGVNPGGGELLGRPLYPSIDAIPGPVDLGVFVVAPKDILLAFPALAAKGMRAAIAISAGFKEVGGAGVTLERDLTAMARSTGIRVVGPNCLGVIDTHARMNASFSNGTPPRGNIGFLSQSGAMCTAILDRSMGDNIGFSKIVSMGNKADVSESDVLEFLADDPETRVIMGYVESIDDGRRFLRAAKAVTPRKPVVMVKAGSTASGARAASSHTGSLAGSDSAYTAAFRQAGILRAQSIEELYDFTIAFSMRPVPKEGKLLILTNAGGPGILAADTADRLGIRLAEVSESLRAKILPKIPPTASTANPVDIIGDARADRYRDVIRALAEEDAIDMVLVLLTPQVMTEPEETARAIVSSLGPTNKTVLASFIGQASVTEGRKILMAGGIPSYIVPERAVSTAHAMVRYSHMHTSDFPENGGSLGGRPMAAQRAVGKILGKGGQGGEEDSRAILEAYGFSFPRNSFAQTSTDAVEAYRAMGVPKVVMKIVSPQILHKTDVGGVRLNLSSEEEVARAFVEITSTVRRHAPAAWIAGVSVQEMIVGGQELIIGLSRDPQFGPLLMLGLGGIYVEVLKDVAFRVAPLSRRDAVEMIHEIRAYPLLAGYRGAEPADEDAIVDALQRLSALSVDFPEIQELDINPIRVMPRGKGLRAIDCRISIAEAVK; encoded by the coding sequence GTGCTTCCCAAGGAGCTGTTCAAGCCGAAATCGGTCGCCGTGGTGGGGGCGTCCCGGAATCCCGAGAAGGTGGGGTACGGGGTGTTCGCGAACCTCGTCCAGGCTGGGTTCCCCGGTCCCCTGTACGGCGTGAACCCCGGCGGAGGCGAGCTGCTGGGCCGCCCGCTCTACCCGTCCATCGACGCGATCCCCGGCCCCGTCGACCTGGGCGTCTTCGTGGTCGCGCCGAAGGACATCCTGCTGGCGTTTCCCGCCCTGGCCGCGAAGGGGATGCGCGCGGCCATCGCCATCTCCGCGGGCTTCAAGGAGGTGGGGGGCGCGGGGGTCACCCTGGAGCGCGACCTGACCGCCATGGCGAGGTCCACGGGGATCCGCGTCGTCGGCCCGAACTGCCTCGGCGTGATCGACACGCACGCCCGCATGAACGCTTCCTTCTCCAACGGCACCCCCCCGAGAGGGAACATCGGGTTCCTGTCCCAGTCCGGCGCCATGTGCACCGCCATCCTCGACCGGTCGATGGGCGACAACATCGGGTTCTCCAAGATCGTGAGCATGGGGAACAAGGCCGACGTCTCCGAGTCGGATGTCCTCGAGTTCCTCGCGGACGACCCGGAGACGCGCGTCATCATGGGCTACGTGGAGAGCATCGACGACGGCCGCCGGTTCCTGCGGGCCGCCAAGGCGGTGACGCCCCGCAAGCCGGTCGTCATGGTGAAGGCGGGAAGCACCGCGTCCGGCGCCCGGGCGGCGTCCTCCCACACGGGGAGCCTGGCGGGCTCCGACAGCGCCTACACGGCGGCCTTCCGCCAGGCGGGGATCCTGCGCGCCCAGTCGATCGAGGAGCTTTACGACTTCACCATCGCCTTCTCGATGCGCCCGGTCCCCAAGGAAGGGAAGCTCCTCATCCTGACCAACGCGGGCGGGCCGGGCATCCTTGCGGCGGATACGGCGGACCGCCTGGGGATACGGCTTGCCGAGGTGTCCGAATCGCTGCGCGCGAAGATCCTCCCGAAGATCCCGCCGACCGCCAGCACGGCGAACCCGGTGGACATCATCGGGGACGCCCGCGCCGACCGGTACCGGGACGTCATCCGCGCCCTCGCGGAAGAGGATGCCATCGACATGGTCCTCGTCCTGCTGACGCCGCAGGTAATGACCGAGCCCGAGGAGACGGCGCGCGCCATCGTCTCCTCGCTGGGGCCGACGAACAAGACGGTGCTCGCGTCCTTCATAGGGCAGGCCAGCGTGACCGAGGGAAGAAAGATCCTGATGGCGGGCGGGATCCCGAGCTACATCGTGCCGGAACGCGCGGTGAGCACCGCCCACGCGATGGTCCGGTACTCCCACATGCACACCTCCGATTTTCCCGAGAACGGGGGCTCCCTCGGAGGGCGCCCCATGGCAGCCCAGCGGGCCGTCGGGAAGATCCTCGGGAAGGGGGGCCAGGGCGGGGAGGAGGATTCGCGGGCCATCCTCGAGGCGTACGGATTTTCCTTCCCGCGGAACTCCTTCGCGCAGACCTCCACCGACGCCGTGGAGGCGTATCGTGCCATGGGCGTCCCGAAGGTGGTCATGAAGATCGTCTCCCCCCAGATCCTCCACAAGACCGACGTCGGGGGGGTGCGCCTGAACCTCTCCTCCGAGGAGGAGGTCGCCCGGGCGTTCGTCGAGATCACCTCCACCGTCCGCCGGCACGCCCCGGCGGCCTGGATCGCCGGGGTCTCCGTGCAGGAGATGATCGTCGGCGGGCAGGAGCTCATCATCGGCCTGAGCCGCGACCCGCAGTTCGGTCCGCTGCTGATGCTGGGGCTTGGGGGGATCTATGTCGAGGTGCTGAAGGACGTCGCGTTCCGCGTAGCGCCGCTCTCCCGGCGGGACGCGGTCGAGATGATCCACGAGATCCGCGCCTACCCGCTGCTGGCCGGGTACCGCGGGGCCGAGCCGGCGGACGAGGACGCCATCGTGGACGCCCTGCAGCGGCTGTCGGCCCTGTCGGTCGACTTCCCGGAGATCCAGGAGCTCGACATCAACCCCATCCGGGTGATGCCCAGGGGCAAGGGGCTTCGGGCGATCGACTGCCGGATATCCATCGCGGAGGCCGTGAAATGA
- the mdh gene encoding malate dehydrogenase codes for MSRKKITVIGAGNVGATTAQRLAEKDLCDVVLVDIVEGMPQGKALDLMQAGPVCGYDSNVTGTNGYEDTEGSSIVVITSGLARKPGMSRDDLLKVNAGIVKDVTAKAAAKSPDAVIIVVSNPLDAMTYVAHKTSGFPANRVMGMAGVLDSARFRAFIAMELGVSVRDINAFVLGGHGDTMVPSTKYTTVGGIPVEDLIPPDRLGQIVERTAKGGAEIVSLLKTGSAYYAPSAACVQMCESILLDRKMILPCAVLSEGKYDGCDGLFVGLPAKLGENGVEEVVRFRLTEKEAEALRKSAAAVKELCGAVDRLGF; via the coding sequence ATGAGCCGGAAGAAGATCACGGTGATCGGGGCGGGAAACGTCGGCGCCACCACGGCGCAGCGTCTCGCCGAGAAGGACCTCTGCGACGTCGTGCTCGTGGACATCGTGGAAGGGATGCCCCAGGGGAAGGCGCTCGACCTCATGCAGGCGGGTCCCGTCTGCGGCTACGACAGCAACGTGACGGGGACGAACGGGTACGAGGACACCGAGGGGTCGAGCATCGTCGTCATCACCTCGGGGCTGGCCCGCAAGCCGGGGATGAGCCGGGACGACCTCCTCAAGGTCAACGCGGGGATCGTCAAGGACGTGACCGCGAAGGCCGCCGCGAAATCGCCCGATGCCGTCATCATCGTCGTCTCGAATCCCCTCGACGCCATGACCTACGTCGCCCACAAGACGAGCGGGTTCCCGGCGAACCGGGTGATGGGGATGGCCGGGGTCCTCGATTCCGCCCGCTTCCGGGCGTTCATCGCCATGGAGCTGGGCGTCTCCGTCCGCGACATCAACGCCTTCGTGCTCGGCGGGCACGGCGACACGATGGTCCCTTCCACGAAGTACACGACCGTCGGAGGGATCCCCGTGGAGGACCTGATCCCGCCGGACCGGCTGGGGCAGATCGTCGAGCGGACCGCGAAGGGCGGGGCGGAGATCGTCTCTCTCCTGAAGACCGGCTCCGCCTATTACGCGCCTTCGGCCGCCTGCGTCCAGATGTGCGAATCCATCCTCCTCGACCGGAAAATGATCCTTCCGTGCGCCGTCCTCTCCGAGGGGAAGTACGACGGGTGCGACGGGCTGTTCGTCGGCCTTCCGGCCAAGCTCGGCGAGAACGGCGTCGAGGAGGTCGTCCGTTTCAGGCTCACCGAAAAGGAGGCGGAGGCGCTCCGGAAATCGGCCGCGGCGGTCAAGGAGCTCTGCGGGGCCGTCGACCGGCTCGGGTTCTGA
- the icd gene encoding NADP-dependent isocitrate dehydrogenase, with the protein MALFKSLVPPPDGEKIQIKPDFSLAVPDRPILPFIEGDGIGPDIWRASVRVFDAAVEKAYGGKRKVRWLEVLAGEKAFNRTGEWLPEDTLTAYREYLVGIKGPLTTPIGGGIRSLNVALRQMLDLYVCLRPVKYIPGVPSPVKRPELVDMVIFRENTEDIYAGIEWASGTPEVKRVVDFLVKDMEVRKIRFPGTTAIGIKTVSSEGSERLIEAAIRYALRHGRKSVNLVHKGNIMKFTEGAFKDWGYGIAARKFRNETVSMRESWVLGNLDRDPAMSREDNARALEPGFDAMTPGQKEDILKEVDAALKLRSTHGDGKWKKMLMIKDSIADITMQQTITRADEFDVIATLNLNGDYLSDMLAAQVGGIGIAPGGNINYLTGHAIFEATHGTAPKYANLDKVNPSSVLLSGVMMFEHLGWQEAADAIRRGVEGSIARRTVTYDFARLMKAEGVKDVREVKCGEFGDAVISNM; encoded by the coding sequence TTGGCATTATTCAAGAGCTTGGTTCCCCCTCCCGACGGCGAGAAAATCCAAATCAAACCCGATTTTAGTCTGGCCGTTCCGGACCGGCCGATCCTCCCGTTCATCGAGGGGGACGGCATCGGCCCCGACATCTGGCGCGCCTCCGTCCGGGTGTTCGACGCGGCCGTGGAGAAGGCGTACGGCGGGAAGCGGAAAGTCCGCTGGCTCGAAGTGCTGGCGGGCGAGAAGGCGTTCAACCGGACGGGGGAGTGGCTCCCCGAGGACACGCTGACCGCGTACCGCGAATACCTCGTCGGCATCAAGGGGCCGCTGACCACGCCGATCGGCGGAGGGATCCGCTCCCTGAACGTGGCGCTGCGCCAGATGCTCGACCTGTACGTCTGCCTGCGGCCGGTGAAGTACATCCCCGGCGTCCCTTCCCCGGTCAAGCGCCCGGAGCTCGTCGACATGGTCATCTTCCGGGAGAACACCGAGGACATCTACGCCGGGATCGAATGGGCCTCCGGGACGCCCGAGGTGAAACGGGTCGTCGACTTCCTCGTCAAGGACATGGAGGTCCGCAAGATCCGCTTTCCCGGGACCACCGCCATCGGGATCAAGACGGTCAGCAGCGAGGGCAGCGAGCGGCTGATCGAGGCGGCGATCCGGTACGCCCTCCGGCACGGCCGGAAATCGGTCAACCTCGTCCACAAGGGCAACATCATGAAGTTCACCGAGGGCGCCTTCAAGGACTGGGGCTACGGGATCGCGGCGAGGAAGTTCCGCAACGAGACCGTCTCGATGCGCGAGAGCTGGGTCCTCGGGAACCTGGACCGCGATCCGGCGATGAGCCGGGAGGACAACGCCCGGGCGCTGGAGCCCGGCTTCGACGCGATGACCCCCGGGCAGAAGGAGGACATCCTGAAGGAGGTCGACGCAGCGCTGAAGCTCCGGTCGACGCACGGCGACGGGAAATGGAAGAAGATGCTGATGATCAAGGACTCGATCGCCGACATCACCATGCAGCAGACGATCACCCGGGCGGACGAGTTCGACGTCATCGCGACGCTGAACCTCAACGGCGACTACCTCTCCGACATGCTGGCGGCTCAGGTCGGCGGGATCGGGATCGCTCCCGGGGGGAACATCAACTACCTCACGGGGCACGCGATCTTCGAGGCGACCCACGGGACGGCGCCCAAGTACGCGAACCTCGACAAGGTGAATCCTTCCTCCGTCCTCCTTTCGGGGGTGATGATGTTCGAGCACCTCGGCTGGCAGGAGGCGGCCGACGCGATCCGGCGGGGGGTCGAAGGCTCCATCGCCCGGCGGACGGTCACGTACGACTTCGCGCGCCTGATGAAGGCGGAAGGGGTCAAGGACGTGCGGGAAGTGAAGTGCGGCGAATTCGGAGACGCGGTCATCTCGAACATGTAG